A single genomic interval of Natator depressus isolate rNatDep1 chromosome 14, rNatDep2.hap1, whole genome shotgun sequence harbors:
- the LOC141998369 gene encoding LOW QUALITY PROTEIN: T-cell surface glycoprotein CD1b-1-like (The sequence of the model RefSeq protein was modified relative to this genomic sequence to represent the inferred CDS: inserted 1 base in 1 codon; deleted 1 base in 1 codon), with protein MAWPFPPARPLVTQDSLGGELHPNGTSRGFDDTGVNGENFISFDADAGAWVARQGVTGSLYTRDLLIQNKGAPITLQFVXRTTCVNQIKSFLQHGKESLERQERPVAVVFARAPPPVGTPAPLLLVCRVTGFYPRPVRVAWLQDGEEVAPGGRLSSSGILPNANLTYQLRSSLAVGPGDGHSYACRVEHSSLGGQSLLIPWGHSRGWGPSLVVGITLGALAVAAVAVVVWGSRRR; from the exons atggcctggcccttcccccctgcaag ACCCCTCGTTACCCAGGACTCCCTCGGCGGCGAGCTGCACCCCAACGGCACCTCGAGGGGATTCGATGACACCGGAGTGAATGGGGAGAACTTCATCAGCTTCGATGCGGACGCAGGCGCCTGGGTCGCTCGGCAGGGGGTAACTGGGTCC CTCTACACCCGGGACCTTCTTATCCAGAATAAGGGCGCACCTATCACGCTTCAGTTTG AGAGAACGACGTGTGTCAATCAGATCAAGAGCTTTCTCCAGCATGGGAAAGAGTCTCTGGAGAGGCAAG AGCGGCCGGTCGCCGTGGTGTTTGCCCGAGCGCCTCCCCCAGTCGGGACCCCCGCGCCGTTACTGCTGGTTTGCCGGGTCACCGGTTTCTACCCCCGGCCCGTCCGCGTGGCCTGGCTGCAGGACGGGGAGGAGGTGGCGCCGGGCGGGCGGCTGAGCTCCAGCGGGATCCTGCCCAACGCGAACCTCACCTACCAGCTGCGCAGCTCCCTGGCCGTGGGGCCGGGCGACGGGCACAGCTACGCCTGCCGGGTGGAGCACAGTAGCCTGGGGGGCCAGAGCCTGCTGATCCCCTGGG ggcacagcaggggctggggccccAGCCTGGTCGTGGGCATCACCTTGGGGGCACTGGCTGTAGCCGCCGTGGCCGTGGTGGTGTGGGGGAGCAGACGCAGGTGA